The proteins below come from a single Megalops cyprinoides isolate fMegCyp1 chromosome 5, fMegCyp1.pri, whole genome shotgun sequence genomic window:
- the thnsl2 gene encoding threonine synthase-like 2 — MRYCSTRGGVQGWGFREVLFSGYAPDGGMFMPETLPTLTPDTLRSWAPLSYLQLVQKVCALFIPDDLVPRQDLEAVLSGALSQFSVPGAVRMAGLGGGLSVLELFHGETLAFKDLAMNCTARLLEYFLCREKHRATILVGTSGDTGGSAIRSVRGLRGVDVVVVFPRGRITSVQERQMTTSLEDNVHVFAADGSSDDIDVPLRRLFADQDLVRNHGLMSLNSVNWTRVLVQLAHFLYAYLQLSGLEKTEGGALPTLEVVVPTGGAGNIAAGCIVKLMGVPLRLIAMVNANDIVHRTVQNGDFSMATSVKQTLAPAIDIQDPYNMERVFWLLSGRDGGLVKGLMEEFQLSHRITLPDTLHKALSSVLSAGSVTDEGIVETMQRCWRENQYLLCPHTAVAVWYHYHCPLPPGENRCCIATASPAKFKEAVQKAGLTIDLPQEVRALEKMATRYEDLEQGEDWEHRLRERIESISSVRQRGALFYSPA; from the exons ATGCGTTACTGTAGCACGCGTGGCGGAGTGCAGGGATGGGGGTTCCGGGAGGTGCTGTTTTCTGGCTATGCTCCGGACGGGGGAATGTTCATGCCGGAGACCCTACCCACCCTCACTCCGGACACCCTGAGGTCCTGGGCCCCCCTGTCCTATCTGCAGCTGGTTCAGAAAGTGTGCGCCCTCTTCATTCCTGACGACCTTGTCCCTCGCCAGGACCTGGAAG CTGTGCTGTCGGGCGCCTTGTCTCAGTTCTCTGTCCCGGGGGCGGTCCGCATGGCTGGGCTGGGAGGGGGTCTGTCTGTCCTGGAGCTCTTCCACGGCGAGACGCTGGCCTTCAAAGACCTGGCCATGAACTGCACCGCACGCCTCCTGGAGTACTTCCTGTGCCGAGAGAAGCACCGGGCCACCATCCTCGTGG GGACGTCAGGGGACACGGGCGGCTCGGCGATCCGCAGCGTTCGGGGGCTGCGGGGGGTGGACGTGGTGGTGGTGTTCCCCCGCGGCCGCATCACCTCCGTCCAGGAGAGGCAGATGACCACCAGCCTGGAGGACAACGTCCATGTCTTTGCAG CGGACGGCAGCTCAGATGACATCGACGTCCCTCTGCGGCGCCTCTTTGCGGATCAGGACCTGGTGAGGAATCACGGGCTAATGAGTCTGAACTCCGTCAACTGGACCCGAGTCCTGGTTCAGCTGGCCCACTTCCTGTACGCCTACCTACAGCTGAGCGGCCTGGAGAAGACGGAGGGGGGTGCCCTGCCGACCCTGGAAGTGGTGGTGCCCACAGGGGGCGCGGGCAATATCGCGG CTGGCTGTATCGTGAAGCTCATGGGCGTGCCCCTGCGCCTCATTGCCATGGTGAACGCCAATGACATCGTACACCGGACAGTGCAGAATGGTGACTTCTCCATGGCGACCAGTGTCAAGCAGACCCTGGCCCCTGCCATAGATATTCAg gaccCCTACAACATGGAGCGGGTCTTCTGGCTGTTGTCGGGGCGGGATGGAGGGCTTGTGAAAGGGCTGATGGAGGAGTTCCAGCTCTCTCACAGAATCACTCTACCAGATACACTCCACAAGGCG CTGTCCTCGGTGCTGTCTGCTGGCTCTGTGACAGACGAGGGGATTGTTGAGACGATGCAGAGATGCTGGAGAGAAAATCAGTACCTGCTGTGCCCTCACACTGCCGTCGCTGTGTGGTACCACTATCACTGTCCGCTGCCCCCGGGGGAGAACAG GTGTTGCATAGCAACAGCATCTCCCGCCAAGTTCAAGGAAGCCGTACAGAAGGCAGGGCTGACCATCGACCTCCCGCAGGAAGTGCGGGCCTTGGAGAAGATGGCGACGCGCTACGAGGACCTGGAGCAGGGCGAGGACTGGGAGCACAGGCTCAGAGAGCGCATAGAATCCATCAGCTCTGTCCGGCAGCGCGGGGCGTTGTTTTATTCACCAGCATAG
- the LOC118777489 gene encoding isotocin-neurophysin IT 2-like, translated as MWGAAVSICVLCLLSVCTACYISNCPIGGKRSLEDYPSRKCMACGPGDRGRCFGPSICCGEELGCYVGSPETTHCVEENYLPSPCEAGGKACGSEGGRCAAPGVCCDTEGCNIDQSCLPGDDDDDQVGQSEGGSPALGAEFLMRLLHLAGHSPPHRLHQ; from the exons ATGTGGGGAGCTGCTGTGTCCATTTGTGTGCTGTGCCTGCTGTCTGTATGCACAGCCTGCTACATCTCCAACTGCCCCATTGGGGGCAAGAGGTCCCTCGAGGATTATCCCTCACGCAAG TGCATGGCGTGTGGCCCGGGGGACAGGGGCCGCTGCTTTGGCCCCAGTATCTGCTGCGGAGAGGAGCTGGGCTGCTACGTGGGCTCTCCGGAGACTACGCACTGCGTGGAGGAGAACTACTTACCGTCCCCCTGCGAGGCCGGAGGAAAAGCCTGCGGGTCCGAGGGGGGCCGCTGTGCCGCGCCGGGGGTTTGCTGTGACACAG AGGGCTGCAACATTGACCAATCCTGCCTACCTGGGGATGATGACGATGATCAGGTTGGCCAATCAGAGGGCGGCAGCCCTGCTCTGGGAGCCGAATTCCTGATGAGGCTTTTGCACCTGGCTGGTCACTCCCCTCCCCATCGGCTCCACCAATGA